A region of Silurus meridionalis isolate SWU-2019-XX chromosome 15, ASM1480568v1, whole genome shotgun sequence DNA encodes the following proteins:
- the sptan1 gene encoding spectrin alpha chain, non-erythrocytic 1 isoform X5 has protein sequence MDTSGTKVLETADDIQERRQQVLDRYRRFKELSTVRRQKLEDSYRFQFFRRDADELEKWIQEKLQIASDENYKDPSNLQGKLQKHQAFEAEVQANSGAIIKLDETGNLMINESHFASETIRSRLEELHRLWDLLLQKTKEKGVRLLQAQKLVQYLRECEDALDWITDKEAIVTSEELGQDLEHVEVLQKKFEEFQTDLAAHEERVNEVNQTAAKLTQENHPEAELILKKQEEVNAAWQRLKGLAQQRQGKLFGAAEVQRFNRDVDETISWIKEKEQLMASDDFGRDLASVQALLRKHEGLERDLAALEDKVNTLGGEAERLQQTHPQNATQIHLKRDELITNWEQIRTLAAERHAHLNDSYRLQRFTADFRDLTSWVTEMKALINADELANDVAGAEALLDRHQEHKGEIDAHEDSFKSTTEAGEALLNTGHYASEEVKEKLGILSEEKESLLELWELRRQQYEQCMDLQLFYRDTEQVDNWMSKQEAFLLNEDLGDSLDSVEALLKKHEDFEKSLSAQEEKITALDEFATKLIQNNHYAKEDVATRRDALLSRRNALHDRAQSRRAALEDSFHLQQFFRDSDELKSWINEKMKTATDEAYKDPSNLQGKVQKHQAFEAELSANQSRIDALQKSGQELIDGKHYASAEVATRMDEVSSQWKKLLEATELKGIKLREANQQQQFNRNVEDIELWLYEMEGHLASDDYGKDLTSVQNLQKKHALLEADVAAHQDRIDGITIQARQFQEAGHFDADNIQKKQEALVARYEALKEPMAARKQKLSDSLRLQQLFRDVEDEETWIREKEPIASSTNRGKDLIGVQNLLKKHQALQAEITGHEPRIKAVTQKGEAMVDEGHFAGEDVKVKLSDLHNRWDTLKAKAAQRRQDLEDSLQAQQYFADANEAESWMREKEPIVGSTDYGKDEDSAEALLKKHEALMSDLSAYGSSIQSLKEQAQACRQQVAPTDDETGKELVLALYDYQEKSPREVTMKKGDILTLLNSTNKDWWKVEVNDRQGFVPAAYVKKLDPTQSSSRENLLDEQGSIALRQEQIDNQYGTLQELGDKRKNMLEKSCKKFMLFREANELQQWINEKEGALTNEEVGSDLEQVEVLQKKFDDFQKDLKANESRLRDINKVASELESEGLMAEEAPMVQAQQQEMLGSAPGKDEADSKTASPWKSIRMAVQTTANFNTIKELNNRWRLLQQLAEDRSNMLGSAHEVQRFHRDADETKEWIEEKNQALNTDNYGHDLASVQALQRKHEGFERDLAALGDKVNSLGETAERLIQSHPEAVDDIQEKCTELNTAWSSLVGRADQRKDKLGNSHDLQRFLSDFRDLMSWINGIRGLVSSDELAKDVTGAEALLERHQEHRTEIDARAGTFQAFEQFGQQLLARGHYASPEIQQKLEALDRERADLEKAWVQRRMMLDQCLELQLFNRDCEQAENWMAAREAFLATDDKGDSLDSVEALIKKHEDFDKAINVQEEKIAALQSFADQLVSADHYAKPEIAKRRNEVLDRWRRLKAQMIEKRSKLGESQTLQQFSRDVDEIEAWISEKLQTATDESYKDPTNIQLSKLLSKHQKHQAFEAELHANADRIRGVIDTGNALIQRGACAGSEDAVKSRLVALEEQWQFLVNKSAEKSQKLKEANKQQNFNTGIKDFDFWLSEVEALLASEDYGKDLASVNNLLKKHQLLEADISAHEDRLKDLNGQADSLMASNAFDTSQVKDKRDAVNGRFVKIKSMAAGRRAKLNESHRLHQFFRDLDDEESWIKEKKLLVSSEDYGRDLTGVQNLRKKHKRLEAELGAHEPAIQSVLDTGKKLSDDNTIGQDEIQQRLAQFVEHWKELKDLATARGQRLEESLEYQQFVANVEEEEAWINEKLNLVGSEDYGDTLAAVQGLLKKHEAFETDFTVHRDRVNDVCANGDELIKKENHHVDNITAKMTSLQGKVAELERAAAQRKAKLDENSAFLQFNWKADVVESWIDEKENSLKNDDYGRDLSSVQTLLTKQETFDAGLQAFQQEGITNITALKDQLLAAQHVQSKAIEARHATLMKRWNQLLSNSAARKKKLLEAQEHFRKVEDLFLTFAKKASAFNSWFENAEEDLTDPVRCNSLEEIRALREAHDAFRSSLSSAEADFNQLAELDRQIKSYHVMSNPYTWFTMEALEETWRNLQKIIKERELELQKEQRRQEENDKLRQEFAQHANAFHQWLQETRTYLLDGSCMVEESGTLESQLEATKRKHQEIRAMRSQLKKIEDLGAAMEEALILDNKYTEHSTVGLAQQWDQLDQLGMRMQHNLEQQIQARNTTGVTEEALKEFSMMFKHFDKEKSGRLNHQEFKSCLRSLGYDLPMVEEGEPDPEFESILDTVDPNRDGNVSLQEYMAFMISRETENVKSSEEIESAFRALSAENKPYVTKEELYQNLTKEQADYCISHMKPYLDSKGRELPSAFDFVEFTRSLFVN, from the exons ATGGATACCAGCGGCACAAAAGTTCTCGAGACAGCCGATGACATCCAGGAGCGTCGGCAGCAGGTCCTGGACCGTTACCGGCGCTTTAAGGAGCTGTCGACTGTGCGCAGGCAGAAACTAGAGGACTCGTACCGCTTCCAGTTCTTTCGGCGCGATGCGGACGAGCTGGAGAAATGGATCCAGGAGAAGCTGCAGATCGCCTCTGATGAGAACTATAAGGACCCAAGCAACCTTCAG GGAAAGCTCCAGAAACACCAGGCCTTCGAAGCAGAGGTTCAGGCCAACTCTGGTGCCATCATCAAACTTGACGAAACCGGCAACCTCATGATCAACGAGAGTCACTTTGCCTCCGAGACCATTCGA agTCGCTTAGAGGAGCTGCACCGGCTGTGGGatctgctgctgcagaagactAAGGAGAAAGGTGTGCGTCTGCTGCAGGCCCAGAAACTGGTCCAGTACCTGAGGGAGTGTGAGGATGCTCTGGACTGGATCACTGACAag GAAGCCATTGTCACTTCTGAGGAGCTGGGTCAGGACCTGGAGCACGTGGAGGTCCTGCAGAAGAAGTTTGAGGAGTTCCAGACAGACCTAGCAGCCCATGAGGAGCGTGTGAACGAGGTGAACCAGACTGCAGCTAAGCTAACTCAGGAGAACCACCCAGAAGCTGAGCTGATTCTGAAGAAGCAGGAGGAGGTGAATGCAGCATGGCAGAGGCTGAAGGGTCTGGCCCAGCAAAGACAAGGCAAACTATTCGGGGCCGCAGAGGTGCAGCGTTTCAACCG GGATGTAGATGAAACCATCAGCTGGATCAAAGAGAAAGAGCAGCTCATGGCCTCCGATGATTTCGGGCGTGACCTCGCCAGCGTTCAGGCTCTGCTGCGCAAACACGAGGGTCTCGAGAGGGACCTGGCTGCCCTGGAGGATAAG GTGAACACTCTGGGTGGTGAAGCAGAGCGTTTGCAGCAGACTCACCCGCAGAACGCCACTCAGATCCACCTTAAAAGAGACGAACTCATTACAAACTGGGAGCAGATCCGCACACTGGCTGCTGAGCGCCACGCCCACCTCAACGACTCCTACAG gCTTCAGCGTTTCACTGCAGATTTCCGTGACCTCACCAGCTGGGTGACTGAGATGAAGGCTCTGATTAATGCTGATGAACTGGCCAACGACGTTGCCGGGGCTGAAGCTCTGTTGGACCGACACCAGGAACACAAG GGAGAGATCGATGCCCATGAGGACAGCTTTAAATCCACAACCGAAGCAGGGGAGGCTCTCCTGAACACCGGACATTACGCATCAGAGGAGGTCAAGGAAAAG ctgggAATTCTTTCAGAGGAGAAGGAGTCTCTACTAGAGCTGTGGGAGCTGCGTAGACAGCAGTATGAACAGTGCATGGACTTGCAGCTCTTCTACAGGGACACTGAACAGGTTGACAACTGGATGAGCAAAcaggag GCTTTCCTCCTGAATGAGGACCTGGGTGATTCTCTGGATAGCGTGGAGGCCCTGCTGAAAAAACATGAAGACTTTGAGAAATCACTCAGTGCACAAGAGGAGAAGATCACT GCCCTAGATGAATTTGCAACCAAGCTGATCCAGAACAATCACTATGCCAAGGAGGATGTGGCCACCCGCAGAGATGCA TTGTTGAGCAGACGTAATGCACTGCACGATCGTGCTCAATCCCGTCGTGCTGCTCTGGAGGACTCCTTCCACCTGCAGCAGTTCTTCCGTGACTCTGATGAGCTCAAGAGCTGGATCAATGAGAAGATGAAGACCGCCACAGACGAGGCCTACAAG GACCCTTCTAACCTGCAAGGAAAAGTGCAGAAGCACCAGGCCTTTGAGGCAGAGCTTTCTGCCAATCAGAGCCGTATTGATGCTCTGCAGAAGTCAGGCCAGGAGCTGATCGATGGCAAACACTATGCCTCTGCTGAGGTGGCCACTCGCATGGACGAGGTCAGCTCCCAATGGAAGAAACTTTTGGAAGCCACTGAGCTCAAAG GCATTAAGCTACGTGAAGCcaatcagcagcagcagttcAACCGTAATGTGGAGGACATCGAGCTGTGGCTTTATGAAATGGAGGGACACCTGGCCTCCGATGACTATGGCAAAGACCTGACCAGTGTTCAGAACCTGCAGAAGAAACATGCATTGCTGGAGGCTGATGTAGCCGCACACCAG GATCGTATTGATGGCATCACCATCCAGGCTCGTCAGTTCCAGGAAGCTGGCCACTTTGATGCTGATAACATCCAGAAGAAACAGGAGGCTTTGGTAGCACGCTACGAGGCTCTTAAAGAGCCCATGGCCGCACGAAAACAGAAGCTGTCTGACTCCCTGCGGCTGCAGCAGCTGTTCCGTGACGTGGAGGATGAGGAGACATGGATCAGAGAGAAGGAACCCATTGCTTCCTCTACCAACAGGG GTAAAGACCTGATTGGTGTGCAGAACTTGCTGAAGAAGCACCAGGCCCTGCAGGCGGAGATCACCGGGCATGAGCCCCGCATCAAGGCTGTTACTCAAAAGGGCGAGGCCATGGTGGATGAGG GGCACTTTGCTGGTGAGGACGTGAAGGTCAAACTGTCAGACCTGCACAATCGCTGGGACACTCTGAAAGCTAAGGCAGCTCAGCGCAGGCAGGATCTGGAGGACTCTTTGCAGGCCCAGCAGTACTTTGCTGATGCCAACGAGGCAGAGTCCTGGATGAGGGAGAAAGAGCCCATTGTGGGAAGCACTGACTATGGCAAGGATGAGGACTCAGCTGAG GCCCTGCTGAAGAAACATGAGGCACTTATGTCAGACCTGAGTGCTTATGGAAGCAGCATCCAGTCCCTAAAGGAACAGGCTCAGGCATGCAGG CAACAAGTTGCTCCTACTGATGATGAGACCGGTAAGGAGTTAGTGCTCGCCCTCTATGACTACCAGGAGAAAAGTCCTCGTGAAGTCACAATGAAGAAAGGAGACATCCTCACCCTGCTAAACAGCACCAATAAG GACTGGTGGAAGGTGGAAGTAAACGACAGGCAGGGTTTTGTGCCAGCAGCCTACGTTAAAAAGCTGGACCCAACTCAGTCATCCTCTCGCGAGAACCTGCTGGATGAGCAGGGCAGCATTGCACTACGCCAGGAGCAGATCGACAACCA GTACGGCACCCTGCAGGAACTGGGCGATAAGAGGAAGAACATGCTGGAGAAGAGTTGCAAGAAGTTTATGCTGTTCCGCGAAGCCAACGAGCTGCAGCAGTGGATCAACGAGAAAGAGGGCGCACTGACCAACGAGGAGGTGGGGTCTGACCTCGAACAGGTGGAAGTACTGCAGAAGAAGTTTGATGATTTCCAGAAG gatcTGAAGGCAAACGAGTCTCGTCTGAGGGACATCAACAAAGTGGCATCAGAGCTGGAGTCAGAGGGATTGATGGCTGAGGAGGCACCAATGGTGCAGGCTCAg CAACAAGAGATGCTGGGCTCAGCTCCTGGCAAG GATGAAGCTGATTCAAAGACTGCCTCTCCCTGGAAG TCTATTCGCATGGCTGTCCAAACGACGGCTAACTTTAATACTATTAAG GAGCTGAATAACCGCTGGAGATTGCTGCAGCAGCTGGCAGAGGACAGGAGTAACATGCTGGGAAGCGCTCATGAGGTGCAGAGATTCCACAG gGATGCTGATGAGACCAAGGAGTGGATTGAGGAGAAGAACCAAGCCCTAAACACTGACAACTATGGTCATGACCTAGCCAGCGTTCAGGCCCTGCAGCGCAAACACGAGGGCTTTGAGAGAGACCTGGCTGCTCTGGGAGACAAG GTCAACTCTCTGGGCGAGACAGCTGAGCGTCTGATTCAGTCCCATCCTGAGGCTGTGGATGATATTCAGGAGAAATGCACTGAACTAAACACTGCTTGGAGCAGCCTGGTAGGACGTGCTGACCAGCGCAAGGACAAGCTGGGCAACTCGCATGATTTGCAGCGCTTCCTCAGCGACTTCAG GGATCTGATGTCCTGGATCAACGGTATCCGTGGACTGGTGTCTTCTGATGAGCTTGCCAAGGACGTCACCGGAGCTGAAGCACTGCTGGAGAGACACCAG GAGCACAGGACTGAGATCGACGCCCGTGCTGGAACCTTCCAGGCCTTTGAGCAGTTTGGGCAGCAGCTGCTGGCACGTGGTCACTACGCCAGTCCTGAGATCCAGCAGAAACTGGAGGCTTTGGACCGTGAGAGGGCAGACCTGGAGAAGGCCTGGGTACAACGCAGGATGATGCTTGATCAGTGCTTGGAGCTgcag CTGTTTAACCGTGACTGTGAGCAGGCTGAGAACTGGATGGCAGCGAGAGAAGCTTTCCTGGCCACCGACGACAAGGGTGACTCCCTCGACAGTGTGGAGGCTCTCATCAAGAAACACGAGGACTTCGACAAAGCCATCAATGTGCAG GAGGAAAAGATTGCCGCGCTGCAATCCTTCGCTGACCAGCTCGTTTCTGCTGACCATTACGCCAAACCTGAGATCGCTAAACGCCGCAACGAAGTCTTGGACAG GTGGCGCCGTCTGAAGGCTCAGATGATTGAGAAACGCTCGAAGTTGGGTGAGTCTCAGACTCTGCAGCAGTTCAGCAGAGACGTGGACGAGATCGAAGCCTGGATCAGTGAGAAACTGCAGACGGCCACTGATGAATCTTATAAAGACCCAACCAACATCCAG CTGTCCAAGTTGCTG AGCAAGCACCAGAAACACCAGGCGTTCGAGGCAGAGCTTCACGCCAACGCCGACCGTATCCGGGGCGTGATCGATACAGGAAATGCGCTCATCCAGAGGGGCGCGTGTGCAGGAAGCGAGGATGCCGTCAAG TCTCGTCTAGTGGCTCTGGAGGAACAGTGGCAGTTCCTGGTGAATAAATCAGCAGAGAAAAGTCAGAAACTGAAGGAGGCCAACAAGCAGCAGAATTTCAACACCGGCATAAAGGACTTTGATTTCTGGCTGTCGGAG GTTGAAGCTCTTCTTGCCTCTGAGGATTATGGGAAAGATCTGGCCTCAGTCAACAACCTTCTGAAAAAGCACCAGCTTTTGGAGGCTGACATCTCTGCCCATGAG GATCGTCTGAAGGACCTCAATGGCCAGGCTGACAGCCTGATGGCTAGCAACGCCTTTGACACCTCTCAGGTCAAAGACAAGCGTGATGCCGTTAACGGGCGCTTTGTTAAAATCAAGAGCATGGCTGCTGGTCGCAGAGCCAAGCTGAATGAGTCGCACCGCCTGCACCAGTTCTTTAGAGACTTGGACGATGAAGAATCTTGGATCAA AGAGAAAAAGTTGTTGGTAAGTTCGGAGGATTATGGACGTGATTTGACTGGAGTACAGAATCTGAGGAAGAAGCACAAGAGACTGGAGGCCGAGCTGGGAGCTCACGAGCCGGCTATTCAG TCTGTGCTTGACACAGGGAAGAAGCTGTCTGATGACAACACCATTGGGCAGGATGAGATCCAGCAGAGGCTGGCTCAGTTTGTCGAGCACTGGAAGGAGCTGAAGGATTTGGCCACTGCCAG GGGGCAGAGGCTGGAGGAATCGCTGGAGTATCAGCAGTTTGTGGCTAATGTAGAGGAAGAAGAAGCCTGGATTAATGAGAAGTTGAATCTGGTTGGAAGTGAGGACTATGGTGACACACTGGCAGCTGTGCAG GGCCTGCTCAAGAAGCATGAGGCGTTTGAGACAGACTTCACCGTGCACAGGGACAGGGTGAACGATGTGTGCGCTAATGGAGATGAACTCATCAAGAAG GAGAACCACCACGTGGACAACATCACAGCGAAGATGACGTCCCTGCAAGGCAAAGTGGCTGAGCTGGAGAGAGCTGCTGCTCAGAGAAAGGCCAAGCTGGATGAAAACTCGGCCTTCCTGCAGTTTAACTGGAAGGCTGATGTGGTGGAGTCGTGGATCG ATGAGAAAGAGAACAGTCTGAAGAATGATGATTATGGTCGGGATCTGTCATCGGTTCAGACACTGCTTACTAAGCAG GAAACATTTGATGCTGGACTTCAGGCATTCCAGCAGGAGGGCATCACTAATATCACTGCACTGAAGGATCAGCTCCTGGCCGCCCAACACGTGCAGTCCAAAGCTATCGAGGCTCGTCACGCCACACTTATGAAGCGCTGGAACCAGCTGCTGTCCAACTCTGCAGCCCGCAAGAAGAAGCTTCTGGAGGCTCAAGAACACTTCAGAAAA GTCGAGGATCTGTTCCTGACCTTCGCAAAGAAAGCGTCCGCCTTTAACAGTTGGTTTGAGAATGCCGAGGAGGATCTGACCGACCCGGTGAGATGTAACTCTCTGGAGGAGATCAGGGCTCTGCGTGAGGCCCACGACGCGTTCCGCTCTTCTCTTAGCTCTGCTGAGGCCGACTTCAACCAGCTGGCCGAGCTCGACCGCCAGATCAAGAGCTACCACGTGATGTCTAACCCCTACACCTGGTTCACCATGGAGGCTCTGGAGGAGACCTGGAGAAACCTGCAAAAGATCATCAAG GAGCGTGAGCTAGAGCTGCAGAAGGAGCAGAGGAGGCAGGAGGAGAACGATAAGTTGAGACAGGAGTTTGCTCAACACGCTAACGCCTTCCACCAGTGGCTACAGGAGACCAG GACATATCTTCTGGATgg GTCCTGTATGGTGGAGGAATCTGGAACTTTGGAGTCTCAGCTGGAGGCCACGAAG CGTAAGCACCAGGAGATCCGTGCTATGCGCAGTCAACTAAAGAAGATAGAGGATCTGGGCGCGGCCATGGAGGAGGCCCTGATCCTAGACAACAAGTACACCGAGCACAGCACGGTAGGATTGGCACAGCAATGGGATCAGCTCGACCAGCTGGGCATGAGGATGCAGCACAACCTGGAGCAGCAGATCCAAGCCAG AAACACAACAGGAGTCACAGAGGAGGCACTCAAGGAGTTCAGCATGATGTTCAA ACACTTCGACAAAGAGAAATCCGGACGCCTTAATCACCAGGAGTTCAAATCCTGCCTGCGCTCACTGGGCTACGATCTTCCCATGGTAGAGGAAGGAGAACCAGACCCGGAGTTCGAGTCGATCCTAGACACTGTCGACCCCAACAG GGACGGAAACGTGTCTTTGCAGGAGTACATGGCCTTCATGATCAGCCGCGAGACAGAGAACGTCAAGTCCAGTGAGGAGATTGAGAGCGCTTTCCGTGCGCTCAGTGCCGAGAACAAACCCTACGTCACCAAGGAGGAGCTCTACCAG AACCTCACCAAGGAACAGGCTGATTACTGCATCTCTCACATGAAGCCATATTTAGACAGTAAAGGTCGTGAGCTCCCGTCTGCCTTCGACTTTGTGGAGTTCACACGCTCGCTTTTCGTCAACTGA